Proteins encoded by one window of Acuticoccus sp. MNP-M23:
- the glpX gene encoding class II fructose-bisphosphatase — protein sequence MPQDRTPKGALDRVLTIEVMRVTERAAVSAARMRGRGDERAADQAAVDAMRRELNRLAIEGIVVIGEGERDEAPMLYIGEAVGAGGQRVDIALDPLEGTTLCAKDMPNSLATLALASGGSLLNAPDVYMEKVAVGPGFPDGFIDLDMPADEMIRRVAKEKGVSEREVTACVLDRPRHAELIETIRKTGAAIRLIGDGDIQGIIHTTEPMETGIDIYIGSGGAPEGVLASAALRCTGGQMQGRLILKTDEHKARATRMGITDYERIYTHEDMAKGDVYFSATGVTDGALCQGVKFYPGYITTETIVMRSSTGTVRTIKAKHIDYSKFLLD from the coding sequence ATGCCGCAGGACAGAACACCCAAAGGCGCGCTTGATCGCGTTCTCACCATCGAGGTGATGCGCGTGACAGAACGCGCTGCCGTCTCCGCGGCCCGCATGCGCGGACGGGGCGATGAGCGGGCCGCGGATCAGGCGGCCGTGGATGCCATGCGGCGCGAGCTCAACCGCCTTGCCATCGAAGGCATCGTCGTGATCGGCGAAGGTGAGCGCGACGAAGCCCCGATGCTGTATATCGGCGAGGCCGTCGGCGCCGGTGGCCAGCGCGTCGACATCGCGCTCGACCCGCTTGAAGGCACCACCCTTTGCGCCAAGGACATGCCCAACTCGCTGGCAACCCTGGCGCTGGCCTCCGGCGGTTCGCTCCTCAATGCGCCGGACGTTTACATGGAGAAGGTCGCTGTCGGCCCGGGCTTCCCGGACGGCTTCATCGACCTCGACATGCCGGCCGACGAGATGATTCGCCGGGTCGCCAAGGAAAAGGGCGTGTCCGAGCGTGAAGTGACGGCCTGCGTGCTGGACCGGCCGCGCCATGCCGAGCTGATCGAGACCATCCGCAAGACCGGCGCTGCAATCCGGCTGATCGGCGACGGTGACATCCAGGGCATCATCCACACCACGGAGCCGATGGAGACGGGCATCGACATCTACATCGGGTCCGGCGGTGCACCCGAAGGCGTTCTGGCGTCTGCGGCGCTCCGCTGCACGGGCGGCCAGATGCAGGGCCGGCTCATCCTGAAGACGGACGAGCACAAGGCCCGCGCCACCCGCATGGGCATCACCGACTACGAGCGGATCTACACCCACGAGGACATGGCCAAGGGCGACGTGTATTTCTCCGCCACCGGCGTGACCGACGGCGCGCTTTGTCAGGGCGTCAAATTTTATCCGGGCTACATCACCACCGAGACCATCGTCATGCGCTCGTCCACGGGCACGGTGCGGACCATCAAGGCCAAGCACATCGACTACAGCAAGTTCCTGCTCGATTGA
- a CDS encoding MFS transporter has product MSTLVARFGAIGRNPAALAVGFVFAANGCMFANWVVRIPTVKETLGLSDGMLGLAITAMAVGGIIAMPLAGALVSRLGSARMSVAAGMVFLLSFWLVGLAPGALTLAAALFLAGAGNGAMDVSMNAQANAVEGATGQRIMSFAHAMFSLGLFAGTVPAGIFSASDTPVAIHLALVGAVLAAGLFLVRGSLAADAALEDPDQPSFAWPRGPLLLFGLICLCGAIVEGAMNDWIAVFVEDALHLGTVAAATAYGFFAGAMFVSRLFGDVLSERVGPAAVVRYGLILAAAGLIVSLSGPSWSIYLGFAAVGLGIAGVFPAVFRAAGRIPGRAPGPSMASAVTLGYAGFLFGPAAIGFLADAFSLPIALAMLIPLALIGALLASALKLAD; this is encoded by the coding sequence ATGAGCACCCTCGTCGCGCGCTTCGGCGCCATCGGCCGCAACCCGGCCGCTCTTGCGGTCGGCTTCGTGTTTGCCGCCAACGGATGCATGTTTGCAAACTGGGTGGTGCGGATCCCGACGGTCAAGGAAACGCTCGGCCTTTCGGACGGGATGCTCGGCCTTGCAATCACCGCCATGGCGGTGGGCGGCATCATCGCGATGCCGCTGGCCGGGGCACTGGTCTCCCGCCTTGGCAGCGCGCGGATGAGCGTTGCCGCCGGGATGGTGTTCTTGCTCTCATTCTGGCTTGTCGGCCTTGCGCCCGGTGCGCTGACGCTGGCCGCTGCGCTTTTTCTGGCAGGCGCAGGCAACGGCGCGATGGACGTTTCGATGAATGCGCAGGCCAACGCCGTGGAAGGCGCGACCGGGCAGCGGATCATGTCGTTCGCCCACGCCATGTTCAGCCTCGGGCTGTTCGCCGGCACCGTGCCCGCCGGCATTTTCTCCGCCTCGGACACGCCCGTCGCCATCCACCTCGCGCTGGTGGGGGCGGTGCTGGCCGCCGGGCTCTTTCTCGTCCGCGGCAGCCTTGCGGCCGACGCGGCACTGGAAGACCCCGACCAGCCGTCCTTCGCCTGGCCGCGCGGGCCGCTGTTGCTGTTCGGCCTCATCTGCCTTTGCGGCGCCATCGTCGAAGGGGCCATGAACGACTGGATTGCCGTCTTCGTCGAGGATGCGCTGCATCTGGGCACTGTTGCGGCGGCCACGGCATATGGTTTCTTTGCCGGGGCGATGTTCGTCTCGCGCCTCTTCGGCGATGTGCTGTCGGAGCGGGTCGGCCCTGCCGCCGTCGTGCGCTACGGGCTGATCCTGGCGGCTGCCGGGCTGATCGTGTCGCTCAGCGGCCCGAGCTGGTCGATCTATCTTGGGTTTGCCGCCGTTGGCCTCGGCATTGCGGGCGTCTTCCCCGCGGTATTCCGGGCCGCAGGGCGCATTCCGGGCCGCGCACCGGGGCCTTCGATGGCCTCGGCGGTGACGCTCGGCTATGCGGGCTTTCTGTTCGGGCCCGCCGCCATCGGCTTCCTGGCGGACGCCTTCAGCCTTCCCATCGCACTCGCAATGCTGATCCCGCTGGCGCTGATCGGCGCGCTCCTCGCCTCCGCTCTGAAGCTCGCCGACTGA
- a CDS encoding homoserine dehydrogenase, whose product MTETLKIAIAGLGTVGASTIALLQAEPTHGGSGRNIELVAVSARDKTRDRGVDLSGAKWFDDPVEMARTAAADVFVELIGGADGAALDAVEAALGAGKAVVTANKALLAAHGMKLAALAEANNVPLLFEAAVAGGIPAIRTVRDSLAGIPIASVLGIMNGTCNYILTEMERGGRSFDDCLAEAQRLGYAEADPTFDVDGFDTAHKLAILSSIAFTTAIDSDAVLVEGIRRIEPADLEAAEELGFRIKLLGIATMTEEGVDQRVHPTMVPRGSALAETAGVLNAVSIRGPAFGELVLSGPGAGGMATASAVVSDLTDLARGLAPSPLGRPSATLSPFRKAAAAGHKGAFYVRLPIADRAGAFAALASRMAAEGISLEQIVQKTPHRPEDQPALSDQTVILVTYPTTEAALGRALKAIEEDGIIVRAPHIIPIAHSN is encoded by the coding sequence GTGACCGAAACGCTCAAAATTGCCATCGCCGGCCTCGGCACTGTCGGCGCGTCCACCATTGCGCTTCTCCAGGCCGAGCCCACCCACGGTGGCTCAGGGCGCAACATCGAGCTTGTCGCCGTTTCCGCCCGCGACAAGACGCGCGACCGCGGCGTCGACCTGTCCGGCGCCAAATGGTTCGACGATCCGGTCGAGATGGCACGCACCGCGGCGGCTGACGTCTTCGTCGAGCTGATCGGCGGCGCTGACGGGGCAGCGCTGGATGCGGTCGAGGCCGCCCTTGGCGCGGGCAAGGCGGTGGTGACGGCGAACAAGGCGCTTCTGGCCGCTCACGGGATGAAGCTGGCGGCGCTGGCCGAAGCCAACAACGTGCCGCTGCTGTTCGAGGCTGCGGTGGCGGGCGGCATCCCCGCAATCCGCACCGTGCGCGACAGCCTTGCCGGCATTCCCATCGCATCGGTGCTCGGCATCATGAACGGCACCTGCAACTACATCCTCACCGAGATGGAGCGTGGCGGCCGCTCGTTCGACGATTGCCTCGCCGAAGCCCAGCGTCTCGGCTACGCCGAGGCCGATCCGACCTTCGACGTGGATGGCTTCGATACCGCTCACAAGCTCGCGATCCTCTCGTCGATCGCCTTCACCACCGCCATCGATTCGGATGCCGTGCTGGTGGAGGGCATCCGCCGGATCGAGCCGGCCGACCTTGAAGCTGCCGAAGAACTCGGCTTCCGCATCAAGCTTCTCGGCATTGCGACGATGACGGAGGAGGGCGTCGACCAGCGCGTCCATCCCACCATGGTGCCGCGTGGTTCGGCCCTCGCGGAGACCGCCGGCGTTCTCAACGCGGTTTCGATCCGCGGGCCGGCCTTTGGCGAGCTGGTGCTGTCCGGCCCCGGCGCGGGCGGCATGGCCACCGCGTCTGCCGTGGTGTCGGACCTGACGGACCTTGCGCGGGGCCTCGCACCAAGCCCCCTTGGCCGCCCGTCGGCAACGCTGTCGCCGTTCCGCAAGGCGGCGGCTGCCGGCCACAAGGGTGCGTTCTACGTGCGCCTGCCGATTGCGGACCGGGCGGGGGCGTTTGCGGCGCTCGCCAGCCGGATGGCGGCGGAGGGGATCTCGCTGGAGCAGATCGTCCAGAAGACGCCGCACCGGCCGGAAGACCAGCCGGCCCTCAGCGATCAGACCGTGATTCTGGTGACCTATCCGACCACGGAAGCTGCCCTCGGCCGTGCGCTGAAAGCCATCGAGGAAGATGGCATCATCGTGCGCGCCCCGCACATCATCCCGATCGCGCACAGCAACTGA
- a CDS encoding LL-diaminopimelate aminotransferase, giving the protein MQNFHKIRRLPPYVFEEVNRLKAGARAKGADIIDLGMGNPDLPTPQAIVDKLVETVSNPRTNRYSASKGIPGLRRAQAAYYGRRFGVKLDPDTEVVATLGSKEGFANMAQAITAPGDVVLTPNPSYPIHAFGFLMAGGSIRSMPAEPGPELFHALERAVVHSVPKPIAMVLCYPSNPGAHTAELSFFKDVVAFAKKHEIFVLSDLAYSEIYFEGDPPPSILQVEGAKDVAVEFTSMSKTFSMPGWRMGFCVGNAQLCAALARVKSYLDYGAFTPIQVAAAAALNGGDEPIVEIRETYKKRRDALVDSFSRAGWKIPSPKASMFAWAPIPAGLEHLGSLEFSKQLLEEAHVAVAPGIGFGENGDTHVRIALVENEQRIRQAARSVKRFIDRHHNVVPLSSAAR; this is encoded by the coding sequence ATGCAGAATTTTCACAAGATCAGGCGCTTGCCGCCGTACGTGTTCGAAGAGGTCAATCGCCTCAAGGCCGGCGCCCGGGCCAAGGGTGCGGACATCATCGACCTTGGCATGGGCAACCCCGACCTGCCCACGCCCCAGGCGATTGTCGACAAGCTGGTCGAGACCGTCAGCAACCCGCGCACCAACCGCTATTCAGCCTCCAAGGGCATTCCGGGGCTGCGCCGTGCGCAGGCGGCCTACTACGGCCGCCGCTTCGGCGTGAAGCTCGACCCGGACACCGAGGTCGTCGCGACGCTCGGCTCCAAGGAAGGCTTTGCCAACATGGCGCAGGCGATCACCGCGCCTGGCGACGTGGTGCTGACGCCCAACCCGTCCTACCCGATCCACGCGTTCGGCTTTTTGATGGCCGGCGGCTCGATCCGCTCGATGCCGGCCGAACCCGGTCCTGAGCTGTTCCACGCGCTGGAGCGGGCGGTGGTCCACTCGGTGCCCAAGCCCATTGCCATGGTGCTGTGCTACCCGTCCAACCCCGGTGCGCACACGGCCGAACTCAGCTTCTTCAAGGACGTTGTGGCGTTCGCGAAAAAGCACGAGATCTTCGTCCTGTCGGACCTTGCCTACTCGGAAATCTATTTCGAGGGCGATCCGCCCCCCTCCATCCTCCAGGTCGAGGGTGCCAAGGACGTGGCGGTCGAATTCACCTCCATGTCGAAGACCTTTTCCATGCCCGGCTGGCGGATGGGCTTTTGCGTCGGCAACGCACAGCTTTGCGCAGCGCTCGCCCGCGTGAAGAGTTATCTGGACTATGGCGCCTTCACGCCGATCCAGGTGGCCGCGGCCGCGGCCCTCAACGGCGGCGACGAGCCGATTGTCGAGATTCGCGAGACCTACAAGAAGCGCCGCGATGCGCTGGTGGATTCCTTCTCGCGCGCCGGGTGGAAGATCCCGTCGCCCAAAGCCTCCATGTTTGCCTGGGCGCCGATCCCGGCCGGGCTCGAACACCTCGGCAGCCTCGAATTCTCCAAGCAGCTACTGGAGGAGGCGCACGTTGCCGTCGCCCCCGGCATCGGCTTCGGCGAAAACGGCGATACGCACGTGCGCATCGCGCTGGTGGAGAACGAGCAGCGGATCCGCCAGGCGGCACGCAGCGTGAAGCGGTTCATCGACCGTCACCACAACGTGGTGCCGCTGAGCAGTGCGGCCCGCTGA
- a CDS encoding class I poly(R)-hydroxyalkanoic acid synthase, with product MSQSQKKEQPLKTGDGRTRNDSERDQPGTPRDPILNYIVENPEAFAENIAKMLSHANSALTAYVKPMQDGEVKSDYTDELTEWTRTLSRVGHYWLADPRRAFEAQTRLATEWMSLYAHSLQRMSGEPTAPVAEPDPADKRFKDPDWSGVQFFDFLKQGYLITTRWAEKLVSETDDLDPHTRQKAEFYVRQLSAALSPSNFILTNPELLRETATQSGENLAKGMQMLAEDVARGHGELRLRQSDPDKFAVGVNMALTPGKVIAQNDVCQVIQYDAATEDVAKEPILIVPPWINKFYILDLNEEKSLIKWLVGQGHTVFVCSWVNPNEHHADKDFTHYMREGILFALETALLAADAEKMDVVGYCVGGTLLAMSLAYMARNGDKRANSATFLTAQVDFTHAGDLKVFVDKDQLETLEKKMRAKGYLDGAAMASAFNMLRANDLIWPYVINNYIRGKEPFPFDLLYWNSDSTRMPAANHAFYLRNFYLENLFAKGELTVDGLTLSPGDITVPIFNVATKEDHIAPAQSVFRGNAMFGGTADFVLTGSGHIAGIVNPPARNKYQVWTGGESGQGLEHWVATAKETPGSWWPLWDEWLTAHRSGERVPARTPGGGHFTPLEDAPGSYVKKRY from the coding sequence ATGAGCCAATCGCAAAAGAAAGAACAGCCCCTTAAGACGGGCGACGGGCGGACGCGGAACGATAGCGAACGTGACCAGCCGGGCACACCGCGCGACCCTATTCTCAATTACATCGTCGAAAACCCGGAAGCCTTCGCCGAAAATATCGCGAAGATGCTGAGCCACGCCAACTCCGCGCTGACCGCCTACGTCAAGCCGATGCAGGACGGCGAGGTGAAGTCGGACTATACGGACGAGCTGACCGAGTGGACGCGCACCCTGTCGCGCGTCGGCCACTACTGGCTTGCCGATCCGCGCCGAGCGTTCGAGGCGCAGACCCGCCTCGCCACCGAGTGGATGAGCCTTTACGCTCATTCCCTTCAGCGCATGTCGGGTGAGCCCACGGCCCCGGTGGCGGAACCGGACCCCGCGGACAAGCGCTTCAAGGACCCCGACTGGTCGGGCGTGCAATTCTTCGACTTTTTGAAGCAGGGCTACCTCATCACCACCCGCTGGGCCGAAAAGCTGGTCTCGGAAACCGATGACCTCGACCCGCACACCCGCCAGAAGGCCGAATTCTACGTGCGGCAGCTGTCGGCCGCGCTGTCCCCGTCCAACTTCATCCTCACCAACCCCGAGCTTTTGCGCGAGACGGCCACCCAGTCGGGCGAGAACCTTGCCAAGGGCATGCAGATGCTGGCCGAGGATGTGGCACGGGGCCACGGCGAGCTGCGCCTGCGCCAGAGCGATCCGGACAAGTTTGCCGTCGGCGTCAACATGGCGCTGACACCGGGCAAGGTGATTGCCCAGAACGACGTGTGCCAGGTGATCCAGTACGATGCGGCCACCGAGGATGTGGCAAAGGAGCCGATCCTCATCGTCCCGCCCTGGATCAACAAATTCTACATCCTCGACCTCAACGAGGAAAAATCGCTGATCAAGTGGCTGGTCGGTCAGGGGCACACCGTCTTCGTCTGCTCCTGGGTGAACCCGAACGAGCACCACGCCGACAAGGACTTCACCCACTACATGCGTGAAGGCATCCTGTTTGCGCTGGAAACCGCGCTGCTGGCGGCAGATGCGGAAAAGATGGACGTTGTCGGCTACTGCGTCGGCGGCACCCTCCTTGCCATGTCGCTCGCCTACATGGCGCGCAACGGCGACAAGCGGGCCAACTCGGCAACCTTCCTCACCGCGCAGGTGGACTTCACCCATGCCGGCGACTTGAAAGTATTTGTCGACAAGGACCAGCTGGAGACGCTGGAAAAGAAGATGCGTGCCAAGGGTTATCTCGATGGTGCGGCGATGGCCTCGGCGTTCAACATGCTGCGCGCCAACGATCTGATCTGGCCCTACGTCATCAACAACTACATCCGCGGCAAGGAACCGTTCCCGTTCGACCTCTTGTACTGGAATTCCGATTCCACGCGGATGCCGGCGGCCAACCACGCCTTCTACCTGCGCAACTTCTACCTTGAAAACCTGTTCGCCAAGGGCGAGCTGACGGTCGACGGTCTTACCCTCTCGCCGGGCGACATCACGGTCCCCATCTTCAACGTCGCCACCAAGGAAGACCACATTGCGCCGGCGCAATCCGTTTTCCGCGGCAACGCGATGTTCGGCGGAACGGCCGATTTCGTGCTGACGGGGTCCGGCCACATTGCCGGGATCGTCAACCCGCCGGCCCGCAACAAGTACCAGGTGTGGACCGGCGGCGAGAGCGGACAGGGGCTGGAGCACTGGGTGGCCACCGCAAAGGAAACCCCCGGCTCCTGGTGGCCGTTGTGGGACGAATGGCTGACGGCCCACAGAAGCGGCGAGCGGGTGCCTGCCCGCACGCCTGGCGGCGGCCATTTCACCCCGCTGGAGGACGCCCCCGGCAGCTACGTCAAGAAGCGCTACTGA
- a CDS encoding VOC family protein, with product MAKLDHLIVIAPSLGEGVTHVRKCLDIDVPFESHQADMATHNLRLQLGSSAYLEIVALDPKAAPPGRRRWFGLDNEDNVRADWNKGRRLRSWVARSNRIASALAAHGSVLGAEVRLPAKAPTFAITIPDDGSLPLDGAAPTLVDYRGDPPSMTHIPDLRARLRSFTLEHPDPDTIAALYRDLLIENPPKIIKAEEVRYRALIETPAGLKELT from the coding sequence ATGGCCAAGCTCGACCATCTCATCGTCATTGCGCCATCTCTTGGCGAGGGGGTCACGCATGTCCGCAAATGCCTCGACATCGACGTGCCGTTCGAGTCGCACCAAGCCGACATGGCCACCCACAACCTCCGGCTTCAGTTGGGCAGCTCGGCCTACCTGGAGATTGTTGCACTCGACCCGAAGGCGGCACCACCCGGCCGGCGGCGCTGGTTCGGCCTCGACAACGAGGACAACGTCCGTGCCGACTGGAACAAGGGCCGCCGCCTCAGGAGCTGGGTGGCGCGGTCGAACCGGATCGCATCGGCGCTTGCCGCCCACGGGTCCGTTCTGGGTGCCGAAGTGCGCCTTCCCGCCAAGGCTCCGACCTTCGCGATCACCATTCCGGACGACGGTTCTCTGCCCCTTGATGGCGCTGCCCCCACCCTCGTCGATTACCGGGGCGACCCGCCCTCGATGACCCATATTCCCGACCTCAGGGCGCGTCTCCGGTCGTTCACCCTCGAACACCCGGACCCGGACACCATTGCCGCGCTCTACCGCGACCTCTTGATTGAGAACCCGCCCAAGATCATCAAGGCTGAAGAGGTCCGGTACCGCGCGCTCATCGAGACACCTGCCGGACTGAAAGAGCTGACCTGA
- a CDS encoding cysteine synthase A, whose translation MSPRPGAEMIDLIGNTPLVRLKRASEETGCEILGKAEFMNPGQSVKDRAALFIIRDAVARGALKPGGTIVEGTAGNTGIGLSLVGNALGFKSVIVIPETQSEEKKEALRLAGAKLVEVPAAPYKNPNNFVRLSGRLAEQLANELPNGAIWANQFDNVANRQAHIEGTGPEIWDETGGKVDGFVCAVGSGGTLAGIGMTLKERNKDIKIGLADPMGAALYNYYANGELASSGSSIAEGIGQGRITANLEGAPVDMPFQIPDAEGVPIVYQLLREEGLVLGLSSGINVAGAIRMAREMGPGHTIVTILCDYGHRYASKLFNPAFMREKGLPVPTWLEEQPDFDVPFETAA comes from the coding sequence ATGAGCCCCCGCCCCGGCGCCGAAATGATCGACCTCATCGGAAACACGCCCCTGGTGCGCCTCAAACGTGCATCGGAGGAAACCGGCTGCGAAATCCTCGGCAAGGCCGAATTCATGAACCCCGGCCAGTCGGTGAAGGACCGCGCGGCTCTGTTCATCATTCGCGATGCCGTGGCGCGCGGTGCGCTGAAGCCCGGCGGCACCATTGTGGAAGGCACGGCCGGCAATACCGGCATCGGCCTTTCGCTGGTGGGCAACGCGCTGGGCTTCAAGAGCGTCATCGTCATTCCCGAGACGCAGAGCGAGGAAAAGAAAGAGGCGCTGCGGCTGGCGGGTGCAAAGCTCGTGGAAGTGCCGGCCGCGCCTTACAAGAACCCCAACAATTTCGTCCGCCTGTCCGGCCGCCTTGCCGAGCAGCTGGCGAACGAACTGCCGAACGGCGCCATCTGGGCCAACCAGTTCGACAATGTCGCCAACCGGCAGGCCCACATCGAGGGCACCGGCCCGGAAATCTGGGATGAAACCGGCGGCAAGGTGGACGGCTTCGTCTGCGCGGTCGGCTCCGGCGGCACGCTCGCCGGCATCGGCATGACGCTGAAGGAGCGCAACAAGGACATCAAGATCGGCCTTGCCGACCCGATGGGCGCCGCGCTCTACAACTATTACGCCAATGGCGAGCTGGCCTCTTCCGGCTCCTCGATTGCCGAAGGCATCGGACAGGGCCGGATCACCGCCAACCTCGAAGGCGCGCCGGTGGACATGCCGTTCCAGATCCCCGATGCGGAAGGCGTCCCCATCGTCTACCAGCTCCTGCGCGAAGAGGGGCTGGTGCTGGGGCTGTCATCCGGCATCAACGTGGCCGGCGCGATCCGCATGGCGCGCGAGATGGGCCCCGGCCACACCATCGTGACTATTCTGTGCGATTACGGCCACCGCTACGCCTCAAAGCTCTTCAACCCCGCCTTCATGCGCGAGAAGGGCCTCCCCGTGCCGACGTGGCTCGAAGAACAGCCGGACTTCGACGTCCCGTTCGAGACTGCGGCGTAA
- a CDS encoding prephenate/arogenate dehydrogenase family protein — protein sequence MTEPFRFQSVAIVGIGLIGASLALALRDCGFDGAIAVADRNADALQEAEALGLGTTYHGDAAAAVADADIVILSVPVGAMAAVGTAIGPALKAGAIVTDTGSVKGAVIDAMAATLPASARFVAGHPIAGSENSGPGAGFPSLFNHRWCIITPTPETDPEATEIVSGMWQAFGANIEMMEVTRHDLVLALTSHLPHLIAYNIVRTASDMEEVTEAEVIKFSAGGFRDFTRLAASDPTMWRDVFLHNREAVLEALGRFSEDLAMLQRAIRWGDGEQLFDTFTRTRAIRRSIVGAGQDTAAPNFGRPQEPRGGE from the coding sequence ATGACCGAGCCATTCCGATTCCAGTCCGTCGCGATCGTCGGCATCGGCCTGATCGGGGCCTCCCTCGCGCTGGCGTTGCGCGATTGCGGCTTCGACGGCGCCATCGCCGTTGCCGATCGCAACGCGGACGCCTTGCAGGAGGCCGAAGCGCTGGGGCTCGGCACCACCTATCACGGGGACGCCGCGGCTGCCGTGGCAGACGCCGACATTGTCATCCTCTCGGTGCCGGTGGGCGCCATGGCAGCTGTCGGCACCGCTATCGGCCCGGCGCTGAAGGCTGGCGCCATCGTCACGGACACCGGCTCGGTGAAGGGCGCCGTCATTGACGCGATGGCGGCGACGCTGCCGGCCTCGGCGCGGTTCGTCGCCGGCCACCCCATTGCCGGCTCTGAAAACTCCGGTCCCGGCGCGGGCTTTCCCAGCCTCTTCAACCACCGCTGGTGCATCATCACGCCAACCCCGGAGACCGACCCGGAGGCGACGGAAATCGTCTCCGGCATGTGGCAGGCGTTCGGTGCAAACATCGAAATGATGGAGGTGACGCGGCACGATCTGGTGCTGGCGCTCACCTCGCACCTGCCGCACCTCATCGCCTACAACATCGTGCGCACCGCCAGCGACATGGAAGAGGTGACCGAGGCGGAGGTGATCAAGTTCTCTGCCGGCGGTTTTCGCGACTTTACCCGGCTTGCGGCGTCCGACCCCACCATGTGGCGCGACGTGTTCCTCCACAACCGCGAGGCGGTGCTGGAGGCGCTGGGCCGCTTCTCGGAGGATCTTGCGATGCTCCAGCGGGCGATCCGCTGGGGCGACGGCGAGCAGCTGTTCGACACCTTCACCCGCACCAGAGCCATCCGACGCAGCATCGTCGGAGCAGGGCAGGACACGGCGGCCCCCAACTTCGGCCGCCCGCAGGAGCCTCGCGGCGGCGAGTGA
- the hisC gene encoding histidinol-phosphate transaminase: protein MSPQPRPSVLKIAPYVPGRASAGHAGKEHKLSSNENPLGPSPAARDAFIAAASALERYPDGGAAALREAIAKTYGLNAANIVCGNGSDEILGLIANAYLSPGDEAVFTQHAFLMYRIATLAAGGTPVVVDETDLAADVDKILDAVTPRTKLVFLANPNNPTGSYTSATEVRRLRDALPEGVLLVIDAAYAEYVRKNDYEAGIELAATRQDTIMTRTFSKIHGLAALRIGWAYASTEIIDTLHRVRGPFNVNAAAIAAGVAAIGDRAHVERAIAHNDRWLPELTTRIEAIGFRVPPSVGNFVLIDFASVDGADAAAADAFLGARGIILRRVAGYGLPQMLRMTIGDDEANEATIAALQAYRESLSAS, encoded by the coding sequence ATGAGCCCACAGCCCCGTCCTTCCGTCCTCAAGATTGCGCCTTATGTGCCGGGCCGCGCCTCAGCGGGCCATGCGGGCAAGGAGCACAAGCTCTCCTCCAACGAGAACCCGCTCGGCCCCAGCCCGGCCGCGCGCGACGCCTTCATCGCCGCAGCCTCCGCGCTGGAGCGCTACCCCGACGGCGGTGCTGCCGCGCTGCGTGAGGCGATTGCGAAGACCTACGGCCTCAACGCTGCCAATATTGTCTGCGGCAACGGCTCCGACGAGATACTGGGCCTGATCGCCAACGCCTACCTGTCGCCGGGGGATGAGGCGGTGTTCACCCAGCACGCCTTCCTGATGTACCGGATCGCGACGCTGGCGGCCGGCGGTACGCCGGTGGTCGTGGACGAGACCGACCTTGCCGCAGACGTCGACAAGATCCTCGATGCCGTCACGCCGCGCACCAAACTCGTCTTTCTCGCCAACCCCAATAACCCGACGGGGAGCTACACCAGCGCCACCGAGGTGCGACGCCTGCGCGACGCACTGCCGGAGGGCGTGCTTCTGGTGATCGACGCCGCCTACGCCGAATACGTGCGCAAGAACGACTACGAAGCCGGGATCGAGCTTGCCGCCACGCGGCAGGACACCATCATGACGCGCACCTTCTCCAAAATTCACGGCCTTGCCGCGCTGCGGATCGGCTGGGCCTACGCCTCGACGGAGATCATCGACACGCTGCACAGGGTGCGCGGGCCGTTCAACGTCAACGCAGCGGCCATTGCGGCCGGCGTTGCCGCCATCGGCGACCGTGCCCACGTGGAGCGCGCGATTGCCCACAACGACCGCTGGCTGCCGGAGCTGACCACGCGGATCGAGGCCATCGGCTTCCGTGTGCCGCCCAGCGTCGGCAACTTCGTGCTGATCGATTTTGCATCGGTCGATGGTGCCGATGCCGCGGCGGCGGACGCCTTCCTTGGTGCGCGCGGCATCATCCTGCGCCGCGTGGCGGGCTACGGCCTGCCGCAGATGCTGCGGATGACAATTGGCGACGACGAGGCCAACGAGGCCACCATCGCCGCTCTCCAGGCCTACAGGGAGAGCCTGTCCGCCAGCTAG